Proteins encoded in a region of the Candidatus Acidiferrales bacterium genome:
- a CDS encoding ABC transporter ATP-binding protein: MATNADPATNATMIHLEHVHKVYDLGEVQVHALRGVTMEVHPGEFVAIMGASGSGKSTLMNIIGCLDRPTRGRYMLEGHDVSEFSKIELARVRNRKIGFVFQQFNLLARTTALENVELPTIYAGLSLEEREQLAIDALRRVGLEDRRQHFPSQLSGGEQQRVAIARALVNRPAILLADEPTGNLDSRTSVELMEIFQRLNDEQNLTLVLVTHEPDIARYAKRNVIFRDGRIQRDTVVANRAYAREVLPTLPVVGEEEEEEM; the protein is encoded by the coding sequence ATGGCGACCAATGCAGACCCCGCCACAAATGCGACGATGATCCATCTCGAGCATGTGCACAAGGTGTATGACCTGGGCGAAGTGCAGGTGCATGCCTTGCGGGGTGTCACCATGGAGGTTCATCCGGGGGAATTTGTGGCGATTATGGGAGCTTCCGGCTCGGGTAAGTCCACCTTGATGAATATCATCGGCTGCCTCGACCGGCCCACCCGCGGGCGGTACATGCTCGAGGGCCACGATGTCAGCGAATTCAGCAAAATCGAGCTGGCACGGGTGCGCAACCGTAAAATCGGCTTTGTCTTCCAACAGTTCAACCTGCTGGCGCGGACGACGGCGCTCGAAAACGTGGAGCTGCCGACGATCTATGCCGGCTTGTCACTCGAGGAACGCGAACAGTTGGCCATCGACGCTCTCCGGCGAGTTGGACTCGAAGACCGCCGGCAGCACTTCCCGAGCCAACTTTCCGGCGGGGAACAGCAGCGAGTGGCCATTGCGCGGGCCCTGGTCAACCGGCCTGCCATCCTTTTGGCCGACGAGCCTACCGGGAACCTCGACAGCCGGACCAGCGTCGAATTGATGGAAATCTTCCAGCGGCTTAACGACGAGCAAAACCTTACCCTGGTCCTCGTTACCCACGAGCCGGATATTGCCCGCTACGCCAAGCGCAACGTTATCTTCCGGGATGGAAGAATTCAGCGGGATACGGTGGTCGCGAACCGGGCCTATGCCCGCGAGGTTCTGCCAACGCTGCCGGTCGTCGGGGAAGAGGAGGAGGAAGAAATGTAG
- a CDS encoding transposase, whose product MKYDPQIHHRRSIRLRGYNYSQAGAYFVTVCTSDGEHLLGEVTDGVVRLNEYGKMAALCWQWLARRYPNVDLDEWIVMPNHLHGIIVITDEGRRGGSARGGSRTAPTTAECRGGSRTAPTTAIKRKPLGRLIGAFKTISTQRINEIRNVRGARVWQRNYYEHIVRNEDELNKIREYIATNPLRWGQETAGAVREPW is encoded by the coding sequence GTGAAATACGATCCCCAAATACATCATCGGCGGTCGATCCGGTTACGCGGCTACAATTATTCGCAGGCTGGAGCGTATTTCGTCACCGTGTGCACGAGTGACGGAGAACATCTGTTGGGCGAGGTAACCGACGGTGTGGTGCGATTGAACGAATATGGGAAAATGGCGGCGCTGTGTTGGCAATGGTTGGCCCGACGATACCCGAACGTGGATTTGGATGAATGGATTGTCATGCCCAACCATCTGCATGGGATTATTGTAATCACCGACGAGGGACGCAGGGGCGGTTCGGCAAGGGGCGGTTCCCGAACCGCGCCTACAACCGCAGAATGCCGGGGCGGTTCCCGAACCGCCCCTACAACGGCAATTAAACGCAAACCCCTGGGTCGTTTGATCGGGGCGTTCAAAACGATTTCCACCCAACGGATCAACGAAATTCGGAATGTGCGTGGCGCACGGGTTTGGCAACGGAATTATTACGAACACATTGTTCGGAATGAGGATGAATTGAACAAGATCCGCGAATACATTGCGACGAATCCCTTGCGGTGGGGACAGGAGACAGCAGGGGCGGTTCGCGAACCGTGGTAG
- a CDS encoding ABC transporter permease, with product MDFWGTIRLALRALARNKMRSILTMLGIIIGVGAVIAMVSVGQGAAQQTQEQIQSFGTNTVFVVSGSVNRGGMRMGASQTKSLTVDDLQAILREVPLIRSGAPGVGAGGQVVYGNLNWNTRILGTTPEYFEVRNWPVQAGTLFSEEDVDAAQNVCVLGQTVVDNLFGPENPVGKTIRIGNLPFRVLGVMSSKGQSAMGDDQDDRIMAPYTTVQKKIAGITWLHFTSMSAISREASESAQVQISQLLRERHHLRPDEEDDFFIRTQSDVAQLAEQTGRIFTMLLGSIASVSLIVGGIGIMNIMLVSVTERTREIGIRMAVGATEWDIQRQFLLEAMTLSILGGMAGIVFGWASASLVSGILRWPTFISPIAIVTAVVFSIGVGVFFGYYPAKKAAQLNPIEALRYE from the coding sequence ATGGATTTCTGGGGAACGATTCGGCTGGCGCTGCGGGCGCTGGCGCGGAACAAGATGCGGTCCATCCTCACCATGCTCGGCATCATTATCGGAGTCGGCGCCGTGATCGCCATGGTGAGCGTTGGCCAGGGTGCCGCGCAACAAACGCAGGAGCAAATCCAAAGCTTTGGCACTAACACCGTCTTTGTCGTGTCCGGGAGCGTGAACCGCGGCGGGATGCGCATGGGCGCCTCTCAAACCAAGAGCCTCACGGTGGACGACCTTCAGGCCATCCTGCGCGAGGTGCCGCTGATTCGGAGTGGCGCGCCGGGCGTCGGTGCCGGCGGCCAGGTGGTTTATGGCAACCTGAATTGGAATACTCGCATCCTGGGGACTACCCCGGAATATTTTGAAGTCCGCAACTGGCCGGTGCAGGCCGGGACGCTCTTTTCCGAAGAAGATGTGGATGCGGCTCAGAACGTCTGCGTCCTGGGACAAACCGTGGTGGACAATCTCTTTGGGCCGGAGAACCCTGTCGGGAAAACGATCCGCATTGGCAACCTGCCATTTCGCGTGTTGGGCGTGATGTCCTCCAAAGGGCAATCGGCCATGGGGGATGACCAGGACGACCGCATCATGGCGCCCTATACGACGGTACAGAAGAAGATTGCCGGGATCACCTGGCTGCATTTTACGTCCATGTCGGCGATTTCCCGCGAGGCTTCTGAATCGGCCCAAGTCCAAATCAGCCAACTCCTCCGCGAGCGGCACCACCTTCGGCCCGACGAGGAGGACGACTTCTTCATCCGCACCCAGTCCGACGTCGCTCAGCTTGCCGAGCAGACCGGCCGCATTTTTACCATGCTGCTCGGCAGCATTGCCTCGGTGTCGTTGATTGTCGGCGGCATCGGCATCATGAACATCATGCTGGTTTCGGTGACGGAGCGCACGCGCGAGATTGGCATTCGGATGGCCGTGGGCGCAACCGAGTGGGACATTCAGCGGCAGTTTTTGCTGGAGGCGATGACCTTGAGCATCCTGGGCGGGATGGCGGGGATCGTTTTCGGCTGGGCTAGCGCCTCGCTCGTTTCCGGGATTCTGCGCTGGCCGACTTTTATTTCGCCGATTGCGATTGTTACCGCCGTCGTCTTTTCCATCGGCGTCGGCGTGTTTTTCGGCTACTACCCGGCCAAAAAGGCCGCCCAGCTCAACCCCATCGAAGCGTTGCGGTACGAATAA
- a CDS encoding single-stranded DNA-binding protein: MTVNRVILVGRLGKDPEMRYTPNGTAVCKFSLATDEGWRDQTGQLQKRTEWHNIVAWTKLAENCQKLLTKGKQIYVEGRIQTRQWDDRDGNKRTTTEIVIGTMRLLGSRAEAAAAGAAAAAEAAPEVPVHGEPEEPAAGPVVSDEDIPF, encoded by the coding sequence ATGACCGTCAACCGCGTAATTCTCGTCGGCCGACTGGGCAAGGACCCGGAGATGCGTTACACGCCGAACGGCACGGCGGTTTGCAAATTCTCTCTGGCCACGGACGAAGGCTGGCGGGATCAAACCGGCCAGCTCCAAAAGCGCACCGAGTGGCACAACATCGTCGCCTGGACCAAGCTGGCTGAGAACTGTCAGAAGCTGCTCACCAAAGGGAAGCAAATCTACGTCGAGGGGCGCATCCAGACAAGACAATGGGACGACCGCGACGGCAACAAGCGCACGACCACCGAAATCGTCATCGGCACCATGCGCCTGCTCGGCTCACGCGCCGAAGCCGCTGCCGCTGGCGCCGCCGCCGCCGCTGAGGCTGCTCCAGAAGTACCCGTTCACGGTGAACCCGAAGAACCAGCCGCCGGACCCGTGGTGAGCGATGAAGATATTCCCTTCTAA